Proteins encoded by one window of Arachis hypogaea cultivar Tifrunner chromosome 1, arahy.Tifrunner.gnm2.J5K5, whole genome shotgun sequence:
- the LOC112801880 gene encoding cationic amino acid transporter 6, chloroplastic, giving the protein MYVYMTIMFSNYFHSLSQTPQRLRKRVLATWTPDQEWNQVRQRSGADMKRKLNWYDLVALGVGGMLGVGVFVTTGSVALHHSGPSVFISYIIAGISALLSSLCYSEFAVQVPVAGGAFSYLRLTFGEFMGYFAGANILMEYVFSNAAVARSFTEYLSFAFGQNDPNVWRVEVHGMPKNYNMLDFPAVALILLLTLCLCHSTKESSILNLIMTIFHVIFFGFIIVAGYHNGSTKNLVSPKGIAPFGVRGVLDGAAIVYFSYIGYDSASTMAEEVKDPYKNLPIGIVGSVLITTLLYCLMALSLCMMLPYNKISDNASYSIAFLKIGWNWASNIVGAGASLGIVASLLVAMLGQARYLCVIGRARLVPSWLAKVHPSTGTPLNATLFLGLCTASIALFTELDIIIELVSIGTLMVFYLVANALIYRRYSITQNTHNAPPLYTLLFLFLLSLSSLCFSLSWKFNQQWWGLLLFGALFITITAFFQLVVVMHYNSNKVVITLTQQDPPHWLVPFMPWSPALSIFLNVFLMTTLKLLSFQRFAIWSCFITLFYVLYGVHSTYQAEEIEMMTIVNNNNNNPSSAESNLQAKVEIQVH; this is encoded by the exons atGTATGTCTACATGACAATAATGTTTTCAAACTACTTCCACTCTCTTTCCCAAACCCCTCAGAGGCTGAGAAAAAGGGTGCTAGCAACATGGACACCAGATCAAGAATGGAACCAAGTGAGGCAGAGGTCTGGTGCAGACATGAAGAGGAAGCTGAATTGGTATGATCTTgttgctcttggtgttggaggAATGCTTGGTGTTGGTGTCTTTGTCACCACAGGTTCTGTGGCACTTCACCACTCAGGTCCTTCAGTATTCATATCATATATCATTGCTGGAATCTCAGCTCTTCTATCTTCTTTGTGTTACTCTGAGTTTGCTGTTCAAGTCCCAGTTGCTGGTGGAGCCTTCAGTTACTTAAGACTAACCTTTG GAGAATTCATGGGATATTTTGCTGGGGCAAACATACTAATGGAATATGTGTTTTCAAATGCTGCTGTTGCAAGGAGCTTCACAGAATATTTGAGCTTTGCTTTTGGACAAAATGATCCAAATGTGTGGAGAGTTGAAGTTCATGGAATGCCAAAGAATTACAACATGTTGGATTTCCCAGCAGTGGCTCTAATACTGCTTCTTACTCTCTGCTTGTGCCATAG TACTAAGGAAAGCTCCATATTGAACCTAATCATGACAATATTCCATGTGATTTTCTTTGGATTCATCATAGTGGCTGGTTATCATAATGGAAGTACAAAAAACTTGGTTAGTCCAAAAGGGATAGCCCCTTTTGGTGTTAGGGGTGTTCTTGATGGAGCAGCAATAGTATACTTCAGTTACATTGGGTATGACTCAGCTTCAACCATGGCAGAAGAGGTCAAAGATCCTTACAAGAATCTTCCCATTGGAATTGTGGGTTCAGTTCTTATAACCACTTTGCTTTATTGCCTTATGGCCCTCTCTTTGTGCATGATGCTTCCTTACAATAAG ATATCAGATAATGCATCATATTCAATTGCTTTCCTTAAAATTGGTTGGAATTGGGCAAGCAACATAGTTGGGGCAGGTGCAAGTTTGGGGATTGTGGCATCTCTCTTGGTAGCCATGTTAGGCCAAGCAAGATATCTTTGTGTTATAGGAAGGGCAAGGTTGGTGCCATCTTGGTTAGCCAAAGTGCACCCTTCAACTGGCACCCCATTGAATGCCACACTATTTTTAG GGCTATGCACAGCATCAATTGCGCTTTTCACGGAGCTTGACATTATAATTGAGTTGGTGAGCATAGGCACTCTTATGGTGTTCTACCTTGTAGCCAATGCTCTCATCTACCGTAGATACTCCATCACCCAAAATACCCATAATGCCCCTCCTCTCTACACACTCTTGTTCCTTTTCCTCCTCTCCCTAAGTTCACTATGCTTCTCCTTATCATGGAAATTCAATCAACAATGGTGGGGCCTACTCCTCTTTGGTGCCCTCTTCATAACCATCACAGCATTTTTTCAACTCGTGGTGGTCATGCACTATAATAGTAATAAAGTCGTAATAACCCTAACTCAACAAGATCCTCCTCATTGGTTGGTCCCATTTATGCCTTGGTCACCCGCTCTCTCCATATTCCTTAATGTTTTCCTAATGACAACGTTGAAGCTACTCTCTTTTCAAAGGTTTGCTATATGGTCATGCTTCATCACACTCTTCTATGTTCTCTATGGTGTGCATTCTACTTATCAAGCTGAGGAGATTGAGATGATGactattgttaataataataacaataatccaTCATCAGCTGAATCCAATTTGCAAGCTAAGGTTGAAATACAAGTGCACTAA